In one window of Maribacter sp. BPC-D8 DNA:
- the ruvB gene encoding Holliday junction branch migration DNA helicase RuvB — protein MNEYLDPSTDGFSSEELDIERALRPINFDDFTGQEQVLENLKVFVEAANRRGEALDHTLFHGPPGLGKTTLANILANELGVGIKITSGPVLDKPGDLAGLLTNLDERDVLFIDEIHRLSPIVEEYLYSAMEDYKIDIMLESGPNARSVQINLNPFTLIGATTRSGLLTAPMRARFGIQSRLQYYSTELLSTIVERSAEILRVPITQDAAIEIAGRSRGTPRICNALLRRVRDFAEIKGNGSIDMEISKFSLKALNVDAHGLDEMDNKILTTIIDKFKGGPVGISTLATAVSESSETIEEVYEPFLIQQGFIMRTPRGREVTELAYKHLGRIKGGIQPGLF, from the coding sequence ATGAACGAGTATTTAGACCCATCTACTGATGGTTTCTCTAGTGAGGAACTAGACATTGAAAGAGCATTAAGACCTATAAATTTTGACGATTTTACAGGTCAAGAACAAGTGCTTGAAAACCTTAAGGTATTTGTGGAAGCTGCAAATAGAAGAGGAGAGGCATTGGATCATACCTTGTTTCATGGTCCCCCCGGTTTGGGTAAAACTACGTTGGCAAATATTCTTGCAAATGAGTTGGGTGTTGGTATCAAGATTACATCAGGACCGGTTTTGGATAAGCCTGGTGATTTAGCAGGACTGCTTACCAACTTAGATGAACGAGATGTTTTGTTTATTGATGAAATTCACAGATTAAGCCCTATTGTAGAAGAGTATTTATATTCTGCAATGGAAGATTATAAGATTGATATCATGTTAGAATCTGGACCCAATGCGCGGTCTGTTCAAATCAATTTGAATCCGTTTACTTTAATTGGTGCAACCACTCGTTCAGGATTATTGACAGCACCAATGCGTGCGCGTTTTGGTATTCAAAGTAGGCTACAATATTATTCTACCGAATTGCTTTCGACTATTGTTGAACGAAGTGCAGAAATCTTACGTGTACCCATTACTCAAGATGCAGCCATAGAAATTGCAGGTAGAAGTAGAGGTACGCCTAGAATATGTAATGCGCTATTAAGAAGAGTGCGTGATTTTGCAGAGATAAAAGGAAATGGTTCTATTGATATGGAAATTTCAAAATTTAGCTTAAAAGCACTAAATGTAGATGCACATGGGTTAGATGAAATGGATAATAAAATTCTAACCACTATTATTGATAAGTTTAAAGGCGGACCTGTTGGTATTAGTACTTTAGCAACGGCTGTTTCAGAGAGTTCAGAAACTATTGAAGAAGTTTACGAACCTTTTTTAATTCAGCAAGGGTTTATTATGAGAACTCCTCGTGGTCGTGAAGTAACCGAATTGGCTTACAAACACCTCGGAAGAATAAAAGGAGGAATTCAACCTGGCTTATTTTGA
- the queG gene encoding tRNA epoxyqueuosine(34) reductase QueG has translation MDIKHKWTNSIKTEAKRLGFLSCGISKSDFLEEEAPRLEKWLNKNMNGEMSYMANHFDKRLDPRLLVEGSKSVISLLLNYYPEETQTEDSYKISKYAYGQDYHHIIKTKLRQLQEFITEEIGEVNGRAFVDSAPVLDKAWAAKSGLGWIGKNSNLLTQQVGSFYFIAELIVDLELEYDHAVTDHCGTCTACIDACPTQAIVDPYVVDGSKCISYFTIELKNELPNEMKGSFDDWMFGCDVCQDVCPWNRFSKPHNEPLFNPNPDLLSMTKKDWEEITVDVFQKVFKKSAVKRTKFDGLSRNIEFLK, from the coding sequence ATCGACATAAAACATAAATGGACAAATAGTATTAAAACCGAAGCCAAACGCCTCGGTTTTTTATCATGCGGTATATCCAAATCAGATTTTTTAGAAGAAGAAGCACCTAGGTTAGAAAAGTGGTTGAATAAAAATATGAATGGCGAAATGAGCTATATGGCAAATCATTTCGATAAAAGATTAGATCCTCGATTGTTGGTTGAAGGTTCGAAATCGGTTATTTCTCTACTATTAAATTACTACCCGGAGGAAACGCAAACCGAGGATTCTTACAAGATTTCAAAATATGCATATGGTCAAGATTATCACCATATTATCAAAACAAAACTTAGACAGTTACAAGAATTTATTACTGAGGAAATAGGCGAGGTTAATGGTCGCGCTTTTGTAGATTCTGCCCCGGTTTTAGATAAAGCCTGGGCAGCAAAAAGTGGACTGGGGTGGATTGGTAAAAACAGTAATCTACTAACCCAACAAGTAGGTTCATTTTATTTTATAGCAGAGTTGATAGTTGATTTAGAATTAGAATACGACCATGCGGTAACCGATCATTGTGGTACCTGTACCGCTTGTATAGATGCCTGCCCAACACAAGCAATAGTAGATCCATACGTGGTTGATGGCAGTAAGTGTATTTCTTATTTTACGATTGAGTTAAAAAATGAACTTCCAAACGAAATGAAAGGCTCTTTTGATGATTGGATGTTCGGCTGTGATGTTTGTCAAGATGTTTGTCCTTGGAATCGATTTTCGAAACCACATAATGAACCATTATTCAATCCGAATCCAGATTTGCTCAGCATGACCAAAAAAGACTGGGAAGAAATTACTGTCGATGTCTTTCAAAAAGTGTTTAAGAAATCTGCTGTGAAGCGAACGAAGTTCGACGGACTCTCAAGAAATATTGAGTTTTTGAAATAA
- a CDS encoding MFS transporter, which translates to MKFNKPSLSFWQIFNMNVGFLGIQYSFGLQQTAINPIFLYLGASEEMIPILNIAGPITGLIIQPIIGAMSDKTWSERWGRRKPYFLIGAILGSLCLFAFPMSPVLWFAVGLLWILDVGNNVAMEPYRAFVGDKLPEKQLSFGYQMQSLFCGLGVLLATGSIILFKNLFSENLEEVGSIPGWIYYSFFIGAFLSLTTVLWSIFKTPEIPPTDEELIEINTFKKGKPSPLVQFVTVLLVIATVPLVLGYGLTYVFPSLNENYNLLVLLIIIIAGFWLWFLYVKIKSNPESKFFKKFGELLLPFMETSEAVKEMPKFMWKVALVYLFQWYALFIYWQFSTPLFIKTMGYSISEAASQAATMSLTYNAVTMVVALVLVPLSLKFGNKNVYALSLAGTALALFCIPYISDPWLVLLPMVLFGVGWAAMMGIPYTMVSKVVPQDRRGVYMGILNMMIVIPMFVQTVTFGPIYKYLLGGNAINAILFAGVFFVMAAFFAMRLNVSSEEEGVDL; encoded by the coding sequence ATGAAGTTCAATAAACCTAGTCTTAGTTTCTGGCAGATATTTAATATGAATGTTGGTTTTTTAGGAATCCAATATAGCTTCGGGTTACAGCAGACAGCTATTAACCCTATCTTCTTATACCTAGGTGCTTCGGAAGAAATGATACCGATATTGAATATTGCAGGGCCTATTACAGGTTTGATAATACAACCTATTATTGGTGCAATGTCAGATAAAACATGGTCAGAACGTTGGGGTAGAAGAAAGCCTTATTTCTTGATCGGGGCAATTTTGGGTAGTTTATGCCTATTCGCTTTTCCAATGAGTCCCGTTTTATGGTTTGCTGTTGGTTTACTTTGGATATTGGATGTTGGTAATAATGTGGCTATGGAGCCTTACAGGGCTTTTGTTGGGGATAAATTACCTGAGAAGCAATTAAGCTTTGGATATCAGATGCAAAGTTTATTTTGTGGTCTAGGTGTTTTACTTGCGACAGGTTCAATCATATTATTTAAAAACCTTTTTAGTGAGAACTTAGAAGAAGTAGGTTCAATTCCTGGATGGATATATTATTCTTTCTTTATTGGAGCATTTTTGTCTTTAACGACTGTTCTTTGGTCTATTTTTAAGACTCCTGAAATTCCACCTACTGATGAAGAGTTAATAGAAATCAATACATTCAAAAAAGGAAAGCCTAGTCCATTAGTTCAATTTGTAACCGTTTTACTAGTTATTGCTACGGTACCATTAGTGCTTGGTTATGGTTTAACCTATGTGTTTCCTTCTTTAAATGAAAATTATAATTTACTTGTTCTATTAATTATAATCATAGCAGGTTTTTGGCTTTGGTTTTTATATGTCAAAATTAAAAGTAATCCTGAAAGCAAATTTTTTAAAAAATTCGGAGAATTATTACTGCCTTTTATGGAGACTTCAGAAGCGGTTAAAGAGATGCCCAAATTTATGTGGAAAGTCGCTTTGGTGTATTTATTTCAATGGTATGCATTATTTATATATTGGCAGTTTTCTACGCCTCTTTTTATAAAAACAATGGGTTATTCTATTTCAGAAGCTGCATCGCAAGCCGCAACCATGAGTTTGACATATAATGCAGTTACTATGGTGGTTGCATTGGTCTTAGTTCCGTTGTCTCTAAAATTTGGAAACAAAAATGTTTATGCTTTGAGTCTTGCAGGTACTGCTTTAGCATTGTTTTGTATTCCTTATATATCAGATCCTTGGTTGGTTTTGTTGCCAATGGTGCTTTTTGGTGTTGGTTGGGCAGCAATGATGGGTATACCATATACAATGGTTTCTAAAGTAGTACCGCAAGATAGACGTGGAGTGTATATGGGTATTTTGAATATGATGATTGTGATTCCAATGTTCGTGCAAACTGTTACTTTTGGACCTATCTATAAATATCTACTGGGAGGAAACGCTATTAATGCCATATTATTTGCAGGTGTATTTTTTGTTATGGCAGCATTTTTTGCTATGCGTTTGAATGTATCAAGTGAGGAAGAGGGAGTTGATTTGTAA
- a CDS encoding NADP-dependent malic enzyme — protein MSNEKLRREALIYHAKPQPGKIKIVPTKPYSTQRDLALAYSPGVAEPCLEIAKDKENAYKYTSKGNLVAIISNGTAVLGLGNIGPEASKPVMEGKGLLFKIFADIDGIDIEIDTEDVDKFVETVKMIAPTFGGINLEDIKAPEAFEIERRLKEELDIPVMHDDQHGTAIISAAALLNALEISNKKMDNVRIVISGAGAAAVSCTKLYKAFGAKAENIVMLDSKGVIRKDADNLSPAKKEFATDRKINTLDEAMVDADVFVGLSIANVVTPNMLLSMAKNPIVFAMANPDPEIAYDLAVATRKDIIMATGRSDHPNQVNNVLGFPFIFRGALDVRATAINEAMKMAAVKALADLTRQPVPEQVNIAYGETRLTFGKEYIIPKPFDQRLIYEIPPAVAKAAMESGVAKAPIEDWDKYREELMLRSGNDNKVVRLLHSRARSSAKRIVFAEADHLDVLKAAQIVHEEGIAIPILLGRKDIILELKKELEFDADLVIIDPISKEFDERHIRYATKYWESRKRSGVTFYSAKIKMRERNYFGSMMVLEGDADGMISGYSRAYPTVVKPILEVIGRASGVKKVATVNIMITDRGPLFLADTSINIEPNAEELADIAQMTANVAANFGFDPVLAMLSYANFGSSTHPNARKVREAVRILHETKPDLVVDGEIQMDFALNRELHESKFPFSKLAGRKVNTLIFPNLESANITYKLLKELNRAESIGPIMVGLRKAVHIMQLGASVDEIVNMAAVAVIDAQEREKRKKAKGSK, from the coding sequence ATGAGCAATGAAAAGCTAAGAAGAGAAGCACTTATTTATCATGCAAAACCACAGCCTGGTAAAATTAAAATAGTTCCCACAAAACCTTATAGTACACAACGTGATCTAGCTTTGGCTTACTCGCCGGGTGTGGCAGAGCCATGCTTAGAAATAGCAAAGGATAAGGAAAACGCATACAAATACACCTCTAAAGGTAATTTAGTTGCTATTATTTCTAATGGTACTGCTGTATTAGGATTAGGAAACATCGGTCCGGAGGCATCAAAACCTGTAATGGAAGGTAAAGGTCTTCTGTTTAAGATTTTTGCAGATATAGATGGTATTGATATTGAAATCGATACGGAAGATGTAGATAAGTTTGTTGAAACTGTAAAGATGATTGCGCCAACTTTTGGTGGAATTAACCTTGAGGATATAAAAGCTCCTGAAGCTTTTGAAATTGAACGCAGATTAAAAGAGGAGTTAGATATTCCTGTAATGCACGATGATCAACATGGTACTGCTATTATTTCTGCAGCGGCTTTGTTAAACGCCTTAGAGATTTCTAACAAGAAAATGGACAATGTGCGCATCGTTATTAGCGGTGCAGGTGCTGCGGCTGTTTCATGTACTAAATTGTATAAAGCATTTGGTGCCAAGGCAGAGAATATAGTAATGCTTGATAGTAAAGGTGTCATTAGAAAAGATGCCGATAATTTATCCCCAGCAAAGAAAGAATTCGCTACCGATAGAAAAATAAATACGCTTGATGAAGCAATGGTTGATGCCGATGTATTCGTTGGTCTATCTATAGCAAATGTAGTAACTCCGAATATGTTACTATCAATGGCTAAGAACCCTATTGTGTTTGCAATGGCAAATCCGGATCCAGAGATAGCTTATGATTTAGCAGTTGCTACCAGAAAAGATATTATAATGGCAACGGGACGATCTGATCATCCTAATCAAGTAAACAATGTACTTGGTTTTCCATTCATATTTAGAGGCGCCTTAGATGTTAGAGCTACGGCTATAAACGAGGCTATGAAAATGGCAGCAGTAAAAGCTTTGGCAGATTTAACAAGACAACCAGTGCCTGAGCAAGTGAATATAGCTTATGGCGAAACAAGATTAACTTTTGGTAAGGAATATATTATACCTAAGCCTTTTGATCAGCGTTTAATTTACGAGATACCACCTGCAGTAGCTAAAGCGGCAATGGAGAGTGGTGTTGCGAAGGCGCCAATAGAAGATTGGGATAAATATAGAGAAGAGCTTATGCTTCGTTCTGGTAACGATAATAAGGTTGTTCGATTATTACATAGTAGAGCACGTAGTAGTGCTAAGAGAATAGTATTTGCTGAAGCTGATCATTTAGATGTTTTAAAAGCGGCACAAATAGTTCATGAAGAAGGTATTGCTATTCCTATTCTTTTGGGTAGAAAAGATATTATTCTTGAATTGAAGAAAGAGTTGGAGTTCGATGCTGATTTGGTGATTATTGATCCTATTTCAAAAGAGTTCGACGAACGTCATATTCGTTATGCTACTAAATATTGGGAAAGTCGCAAACGAAGCGGTGTAACTTTTTACAGTGCAAAAATAAAAATGCGCGAGCGTAACTATTTTGGTTCGATGATGGTTCTTGAGGGTGATGCAGATGGTATGATTTCTGGTTACTCAAGAGCTTATCCTACGGTAGTAAAACCAATTTTAGAAGTTATTGGTAGAGCAAGTGGAGTTAAAAAAGTAGCAACGGTGAATATTATGATCACCGATAGAGGACCATTATTTTTAGCGGATACCTCAATTAATATAGAGCCAAATGCAGAAGAGCTTGCAGATATTGCACAAATGACAGCGAATGTTGCTGCTAATTTTGGTTTTGATCCTGTATTGGCAATGTTAAGCTATGCTAACTTTGGGTCTTCAACGCATCCTAATGCTAGAAAAGTTAGAGAAGCTGTTCGTATTCTTCATGAGACTAAGCCTGATTTGGTAGTTGATGGTGAAATACAAATGGATTTCGCTTTGAACAGAGAACTTCATGAGAGTAAGTTCCCATTTTCTAAACTAGCGGGTAGAAAAGTAAACACCTTAATATTTCCGAATTTAGAATCGGCGAATATTACCTATAAACTTTTAAAGGAATTGAACAGAGCAGAATCTATCGGTCCGATTATGGTCGGATTAAGAAAAGCGGTTCATATTATGCAATTGGGTGCCAGTGTAGATGAAATAGTAAACATGGCGGCAGTAGCTGTAATTGATGCTCAAGAGCGTGAAAAGCGCAAGAAAGCTAAAGGTTCAAAATAA